GCCGCTCCGGCCGGGTCAATTGGTTGGTCACGTCGAAACTGTACCAGGCGTCATCCAGCCAGGCTTCTGCCCAGGCATGGCTGGCCAGGTGCGCGCTGTCTTCGGTGTACAAATACCCGGATACGTAGCGCGCAGGAATCCCCAGGCTACGCGCGCAGGCCAGGAACACATGGGTGTGGTCCTGGCATACCCCCGCGCGGCCGGCGAAGGCCTCGCCAGCGCAGGTGTCGACCTGAGTGACACCCGGCGCGTAGACCATCGACTGGTTCAGCGCATGCATCAGGTCGATCAGGGCCGTGCGGTCACGACGCTGATGGCAGTGTTGCCGGGCAAAATCCCGCAGGGCTTCGTCAGGCTCGGTCAGGCGCGTGCAGCGCAGGAACGGCAAGGCGGACTGGCTCTCATGCTCAGCCTCACGCAATTCGTCGATATCCACCTGGCCACGGGCGCCGATGATGATGGCGTCGTGCGGTTCATCCAGCGTCAGCACGTGCAGGATGTTGCCGAAGGGATCCACTTGCGCACGCACTGGGCGCGGCAGCTCAAGCTGCCAGCTCAGCACATGCTGGCGCTCACTCTCCTGGGGGGTGAGACGCAGGTATTGGATGCTGGCGCGCACCTGATCTTCGTAGCGGTAGGTGGTTTCGTGGCTGATGGAAAGTCTCATGCCGCCTCCAGGTAGGAACTGTAGATGGCGTCGCCCAACTGGCGGACCAAGGGGATAAAGTCGGTCAGCCAGACGTGCAGGCCTTCCTCAAGAATTTCATCGATGGCGGTAAAGCGCAGGCGCGCGTCCATCTCGGCGGCCAGGCGCTGGGCCGGACGACCGTTGAGGCCGGACAGGCTGGCGAGGATCTGGTCGATCTCTTCGCTGCAAGCCCGTAGCGAGCGCGGAACATCCGCGCGCAGCAGCAGCAGTTCGGCGACTTGCCGGGCGCCCGGAGCGTCGCGATAAATTTCGGTATAGGCCTCGAACGACGACAATGCCCTCAGCAACGCACTCCATTGGTAGTACGCATGCGCCGTGCCATCGCTGACCGTCGCAGCCTGGTCGCCGGCCATTTCGTAACGCGCGTCGAGCAGGCGCAGGGTGTTATCGGCGCGCTCGATGAAGGTACCCAGGCGGATAAAGCGAAACGCATCGTTGCGCATGATGGTGCCGTAGGTGGCGCCGCGAAACAGGTGCGAGCGCTCTTTGACCCATTCGCAAAACCGGCTCATGCCGTAGCGGCTCAAGCCTTGCTGGGCGATTTCGCGAATATCCAGCCAGGTGGCGTTGATGTTTTCCCACATGTCGGCGGTAATTCGCCCACGCACCGCATGGGCGCTGGCTCGCGCAGAGCCAAGGCAACTGTAGATGCTGGCCGGGTTGGCTGCGTCGAGAGCGAAAAAGTGCAGCAGGCGTTCGGCGTGCAGTTCACCGTGACGCTCGTGGTAGTCGTCCAGGGTGCCGGTGATCAATAGCGGCATGGCCAATTCGTGCAGGCCGTCGCCGCGTCCGTCCTGGGGCATCAGCGACAGCGAATAGCTGACATCGAGCATGCGCGCCAGGTTTTCGGCGCGCTCCAGGTAGCGCGACATCCAGTACAAATCCGAGGCAGTTCTACTCAACATAAGTCAGTCCTCGACCACCCAGGTATCTTTGGTGCCGCCGCCCTGGGACGAGTTCACCACCAAAGAACCTTCGCGCAGCGCCACACGGGTCAGGCCACCGGGTACCACGCGGGTGTCCTTGCCGGACAGCACGAACGGGCGCAAGTCGATGTGCCGTGGGGCGATGCCGTTTTCGACAAACGTCGGGCAGGTGGACAAACACAGGGTGGGTTGGGCGATATAAGCGTGAGGCTTGGCCTTGATACGTGCGCGGAAGGCTTCGATTTCGGCTGCTGTCGACGCCGGGCCCACCAGCATGCCGTAGCCGCCGGAGCCTTGGGTTTCCTTGACCACCAGTTCGGGCAGGTTGGCCAGTACGTAGGACAGTTCGTTGGGCTTACGGCATTGAAAGGTCGGAACGTTCTGCAGGATCGGTTCTTCATCCAGGTAAAACCGGATCATCTCGGGCACGAACGGGTACACCGATTTGTCGTCCGCCACCCCGGTGCCGATGGCGTTGGCCAGCACGACGTTGCCCGAACGGTAGGCGGCAAGCAGGCCTGGCAAGCCGAGCATCGAGTCTGGGTTAAAGGCCAGCGGATCGAGAAAGGCGTCGTCAAGACGGCGGTAAATCACGTCCACCGCTTCAGGGCCGTGGGTGGTGCGCATGAAGACGCGGTCGTCACGCACGAACAAATCGGCGCCTTCTACCAGCTCCACCCCCATTTCCCGGGCGAGGAAGGCATGCTCAAAGAACGCACTGTTGAAGCGCCCCGGGGTGAGCACCACGACGTTGGGGTTATCCAGGGGGCTGGCGCTTTTCAGGGTGTCGAGCAACAGGTTGGGGTAGTGGTCAATCGGCGCGATACGCTGGGCGGCGAACAGCTCGGGGAACAGGCGCATCATCATCTTGCGGTCTTCGAGCATGTAGCTGACGCCGCTCGGCGTACGCAGGTTGTCCTCCAGCACGTAGTAAGTGCCGTCGCCATCACGCACCAGATCGACCCCGGAGATGTGCGAGTACAGATCACGGTGCAGGTTCAGGCCTTGCATCGCCAACTGGTATTGCTGATTAGCCAAGACCTGTTCGGCGGGGATGATCCCCGCCTTGATGATGCGCTGCTCGTGGTACAGGTCGGTAAGGAACATGTTCAGCGCTTTGACCCGCTGGATGCAGCCGCGCTCGACCATTCGCCATTCGCTCGCCGGAATGCTGCGAGGGATGGTGTCGAACGGAATCAAGCGCTCGGTCCCTTGCTCGTCTCCATACAGCGTGAAGGTGATGCCGGCGCGGTGGAACAGCAAGTCGGCTTCGCGTCGACGTTGAGCCAGCAGTTCAGCAGGGGTGTCGGCCAACCAACGGGCGAACTCGCGGTAGTGGGGACGGACCTGCCCTGCCCCATCGTACATTTCGTTGTAATACGTGCGGATCATGCCGTACTCCTTGTCACCCGGGACGCAGGGACCATCGCAAGGCCCGTGCCAGCGGCATAAACACTTAAAAATCAAAAAGTTAGATAACCCGAAAAAACTCACCGCACCGTCCTGGTGCGCAGAATGACCGGAGCCCTGTCGCACGCTTCATTGCAATGCGGCGTGCGACTATCGAGGGCATAGTCAGAGTCGATTTCACTGCGCGCCTGCATCTGCCGATAATCGCGTTCATCGGCTGCACAGGACATGTCCTACAGCGAAACCCTTTGCCCAGCCCGTAATGTGTGAGCTCGTGAACTGACCGACTCCTAGGTCTTCCCTTTCAGCCACCCTATTGGGGTGGCTTTTTTTTTGGTGCAAAAAAGCGCAATGCAAGTTCCGAAAACTTTTGGGTAGCCCAAACAAAATCGGCCGGCCCTGAGGCCAGCCGATACGCTGTGTTGCGCATAATCACTACATGGGTAACCCACGCACCTCCTGCTTGACGCCCCAGCCTTCGATAATCCCGCCCAACGGCTCTACCACTGCCTCAAAGTCCTGCTCGAAGTCTCCTATACCGTCGTAGGTTGCGGACATGATTTTGCTCAGTTCCAGGTACCAGGCACCGTCGTCGCGTGCGCTGACCTGGGCGTTCAGGGATTCGCCACGAAATCGACCCGCAGCCCTGCGCGCCCGTTCTTCATCGGGAAAAATGGCGTAGAACTCGATGGGGTGAAAACGTGAAAAGTCGAAGCCGCCTTCTTTCATGCGGCGCAGAACGTTGGTGCTGATGTCTTCTTGATAGGCTGTGCTCATGAAACGTCCTCCTCAGACTGATGGATAGACTTTCCGTGCTTCCTGAAGCCCGCGCGCTGCTGGCGCGGGTACCACGGCAATAACAGCACCGCAGGAAAACAAGCATGTAGCTGACAAGACCAGACCTTAGCGATTCATTCGCTGATCTCGATTGCAGAGTAGCGCGAAGCTATCACCTCTACCAGAGGCGCTTGAATGGCCTTTGGGAAATGTTCAGACGGCAGACGAGATGTCGAGGATTTGAATACTGTTCTGGTCTTTGAGAATCTTGACCGTGGGCTCGGGCTTGCGGCCTTCGAGGTCGTTGAGGTCGAGTTCGGCGGCGACGGGCACCAGCTTGTTGCGAATCATGTGCGCAGCGTCTTCGAGGCTGGGCTTATGTTCGCAGCTGAACTGCTCCACGGACTGCACGCCGTGATCATCAACGAAAGTAATTTGCCACTTTTGCATCAATGCCTCCTCGATAAAGCCCGCGTGTGGGCTCACATCTATCGGACCTTGAGGGTTCGCCAAACGTTCCACTCAAGGCAGGAGGCACAGGATCAGACGCGCTTATTTTTCGGCGTGTTCCTTCAGGGCTTTCAAGGTGTTGAACGGTGCGTCCACCACGAACTTGTTGGCCAGCCACGACGGCACGCTGCCGCCTGGCTCAGTGTGCACCTGATAGGTCACTTCGGTCTCGTTGGCACCTTTGGGCACCAGCTTCCAGAAACCTTCCACCTGGGCGACGCGGACATAGCCTTTCTCTTCAGGCTTGTAGTTCGGTACGCCTTCCAGCTTGCGGGTAACGGTACCGTCAGCCGCTTTGGTGGTGGTGACATGGATATACGAATCGCGGTCCGTCACAGGGAACGGCGCCTTGAACTGGGTGTAGGTCCAGGCCTCATCGCCTTTCTTGTCGACGAGCTTCTGGGATTTGCATTCATGGATCCATGAGCAGGCACCGGCTACATCTTCCTGCAGGGCCTGGACTTTCGCCACCGGCGCCTTGATCACGGTGACACCGCGATACGCCTTGTACTTGGAGCCGGCCACTTCACTCAGGGAAACCTTGATGCCGTCCTCGTTCTTGGCGTCTTGCCACTCCTCAGCCTGTGCAGCGCTCGCAAACACCATCGTGAAACCGCATACCACAGCCATTCGTTTCAGCGAACCCATCGTTGTATTCCTTGTTGTTGAAGTTCCGATAGTAAAGCCCATCAAGCCGCCGTCATCTGCTCCCACCAGCCTATCAAGCGGATCGCATCGGCCTGGTCGTTGCCGCAGACGTCGATATCGGCCTTGAAATCACTGCACACCGCAGGCCGCTCAGCTTGGCCGAACAGCTGGCACAAAAGTTCGACCGACAAGTGCAGGCAGCGTTCGCCCGCAGGTTTGCCGTGGGGCATTCCCGGCAACGGCGAACTGATGGAGGGGGCGATGCAGCAAGCGCCACAGCCTTCACGGCATTTCATGACCAGCAGATTCCTCGACGACTCAATGGGATGGCCGGGCTAGGGTACGCCCTTAAACAGCCGTTTTAAAATGGTCCAACAGAGGTTTTTCGCTCAAAACGGAAGTGACCGACCAGTCTGCGACAGATGGTCGGTGACGCTAGTCACTGACGAGCGAAAGTTTATTGCTTGAATTCAAAATCGAGCGCGGCACCTTCCACATCAC
This region of Pseudomonas sp. MUP55 genomic DNA includes:
- a CDS encoding alpha-E domain-containing protein, which encodes MLSRTASDLYWMSRYLERAENLARMLDVSYSLSLMPQDGRGDGLHELAMPLLITGTLDDYHERHGELHAERLLHFFALDAANPASIYSCLGSARASAHAVRGRITADMWENINATWLDIREIAQQGLSRYGMSRFCEWVKERSHLFRGATYGTIMRNDAFRFIRLGTFIERADNTLRLLDARYEMAGDQAATVSDGTAHAYYQWSALLRALSSFEAYTEIYRDAPGARQVAELLLLRADVPRSLRACSEEIDQILASLSGLNGRPAQRLAAEMDARLRFTAIDEILEEGLHVWLTDFIPLVRQLGDAIYSSYLEAA
- a CDS encoding YkgJ family cysteine cluster protein, yielding MKCREGCGACCIAPSISSPLPGMPHGKPAGERCLHLSVELLCQLFGQAERPAVCSDFKADIDVCGNDQADAIRLIGWWEQMTAA
- a CDS encoding START domain-containing protein; this encodes MGSLKRMAVVCGFTMVFASAAQAEEWQDAKNEDGIKVSLSEVAGSKYKAYRGVTVIKAPVAKVQALQEDVAGACSWIHECKSQKLVDKKGDEAWTYTQFKAPFPVTDRDSYIHVTTTKAADGTVTRKLEGVPNYKPEEKGYVRVAQVEGFWKLVPKGANETEVTYQVHTEPGGSVPSWLANKFVVDAPFNTLKALKEHAEK
- a CDS encoding transglutaminase family protein, coding for MRLSISHETTYRYEDQVRASIQYLRLTPQESERQHVLSWQLELPRPVRAQVDPFGNILHVLTLDEPHDAIIIGARGQVDIDELREAEHESQSALPFLRCTRLTEPDEALRDFARQHCHQRRDRTALIDLMHALNQSMVYAPGVTQVDTCAGEAFAGRAGVCQDHTHVFLACARSLGIPARYVSGYLYTEDSAHLASHAWAEAWLDDAWYSFDVTNQLTRPERHLKLAVGLDYLDACPVRGMRRGGGHEQMHAKVSVAPTPLISIQQQ
- a CDS encoding ribonuclease E inhibitor RraB; its protein translation is MSTAYQEDISTNVLRRMKEGGFDFSRFHPIEFYAIFPDEERARRAAGRFRGESLNAQVSARDDGAWYLELSKIMSATYDGIGDFEQDFEAVVEPLGGIIEGWGVKQEVRGLPM
- a CDS encoding circularly permuted type 2 ATP-grasp protein, which encodes MIRTYYNEMYDGAGQVRPHYREFARWLADTPAELLAQRRREADLLFHRAGITFTLYGDEQGTERLIPFDTIPRSIPASEWRMVERGCIQRVKALNMFLTDLYHEQRIIKAGIIPAEQVLANQQYQLAMQGLNLHRDLYSHISGVDLVRDGDGTYYVLEDNLRTPSGVSYMLEDRKMMMRLFPELFAAQRIAPIDHYPNLLLDTLKSASPLDNPNVVVLTPGRFNSAFFEHAFLAREMGVELVEGADLFVRDDRVFMRTTHGPEAVDVIYRRLDDAFLDPLAFNPDSMLGLPGLLAAYRSGNVVLANAIGTGVADDKSVYPFVPEMIRFYLDEEPILQNVPTFQCRKPNELSYVLANLPELVVKETQGSGGYGMLVGPASTAAEIEAFRARIKAKPHAYIAQPTLCLSTCPTFVENGIAPRHIDLRPFVLSGKDTRVVPGGLTRVALREGSLVVNSSQGGGTKDTWVVED